A window from Streptomyces subrutilus encodes these proteins:
- a CDS encoding ABC transporter ATP-binding protein, with protein MTGTPDPQGRHVVRLESVRKVYGGAKNEVAALDNVSIGLDRGTFTAVMGPSGSGKSTFLHCAAGLDRPTSGSVLLDGVDLAKLKERELTTFRRERIGFIFQAFNLLPALSVLDNVTLPLRLAGKRPQKGAVAEVLERVGLGGREKRRPGELSGGQQQRVAIARALITRPAVIFGDEPTGALDTYTAREVLTLLREAVEQAGQTIVMVTHDPVAASHADRVLFLADGRIVDHLDRPTADQVAERMTHLGAWGTRPAAAATGQGAPR; from the coding sequence ATGACAGGGACACCGGACCCGCAGGGTCGCCACGTCGTCCGCCTCGAATCCGTACGGAAGGTCTACGGCGGTGCGAAGAACGAGGTCGCCGCTCTCGACAACGTGAGCATCGGCCTGGACAGGGGCACCTTCACCGCGGTGATGGGACCCTCCGGCTCCGGCAAGAGCACCTTCCTGCACTGCGCGGCGGGTCTGGACCGTCCCACCTCGGGCTCGGTGCTGCTGGACGGCGTGGACCTGGCGAAGCTCAAGGAGCGGGAGCTGACCACGTTCCGGCGCGAGCGGATCGGCTTCATCTTCCAGGCGTTCAACCTGCTGCCCGCGCTGTCCGTGCTGGACAACGTGACCCTGCCGCTGCGGCTGGCCGGAAAGCGCCCCCAGAAGGGCGCGGTCGCCGAGGTGCTGGAGCGGGTCGGGCTGGGCGGCCGGGAGAAGCGCCGTCCGGGCGAGCTCTCGGGCGGCCAGCAGCAGCGCGTCGCCATCGCGCGGGCGCTGATCACCCGGCCGGCGGTCATCTTCGGCGACGAGCCGACCGGCGCACTGGACACCTACACGGCCCGCGAGGTGCTGACCCTGCTGCGGGAGGCCGTCGAACAGGCCGGCCAGACCATCGTGATGGTCACCCACGACCCGGTCGCCGCCTCCCACGCCGACCGGGTGCTGTTCCTCGCGGACGGCCGGATCGTCGACCACCTGGACCGGCCCACCGCCGACCAGGTCGCCGAGCGCATGACCCACCTGGGTGCCTGGGGCACCCGTCCGGCGGCCGCGGCGACGGGACAGGGGGCGCCGCGGTGA
- a CDS encoding flavin reductase family protein, with the protein MTTQPTAAAGAQASPDAFRSLMSEFPTGVCAVTTRDPDGEPWGMTCSSVTSVSLAPPTLLVNLRAGSPTLRALLASGSFSVNFLHARARETAELFASGNPDRFALVPWEQAPGAGGPHLVRDAHTIADCEVVLTQPMGDHVTVYGGARRITRQHSLPPLLYGQRQFRSWSQS; encoded by the coding sequence ATGACCACCCAGCCCACCGCGGCGGCCGGCGCGCAGGCGTCGCCCGACGCCTTCCGCTCGCTGATGAGCGAGTTCCCCACCGGAGTCTGCGCCGTCACCACCCGTGACCCGGACGGCGAACCGTGGGGCATGACCTGCTCCTCGGTGACCAGCGTCTCGCTCGCCCCGCCGACCCTGCTGGTGAACCTCCGGGCCGGCAGCCCCACCCTGCGGGCGCTGCTGGCCTCCGGCTCCTTCTCCGTCAACTTCCTGCACGCGCGGGCCCGGGAGACCGCCGAACTGTTCGCCTCCGGCAATCCGGACCGGTTCGCGCTGGTCCCCTGGGAGCAGGCGCCCGGCGCGGGCGGCCCGCACCTGGTCCGCGACGCGCACACCATCGCGGACTGCGAGGTCGTCCTCACCCAGCCGATGGGCGACCACGTCACGGTCTACGGCGGCGCCCGCCGCATCACCCGGCAGCACAGCCTGCCGCCGCTCCTGTACGGGCAGCGGCAGTTCCGCTCCTGGTCGCAGAGCTGA
- a CDS encoding cation:proton antiporter, with translation MEVIDILTRTAHVLALLAVILLLAWAGRAAARLLRQPEVIGEITLGLLAGPAALHVMGPGAFDAVLPAPVLDTLKLVSKAALALFLVGLAHRLQTGPGAQPRRTTAWVAAGSLVPPLVSGLLLAGLVLLTDDTAARGDAPLAAFVLMIAVSMSITAVPVMARILTDRGMSESSAGRVALGAAITVDAVGWLLCMLAISLGEGSLAGFLRSVLALAVGGACALAIRGALRTAPARRAYGRTPRTVAVVLAAATLAVAIVMEKMGMTAIVGAALVGFAIPRDARAPWAPAVDGIARAGRFLVPAFFVVTGVTVLNGSFSQASWLLIGATVLLACAGKCLGAYAGARIGGRPPADARRVAVLMNTRGLTELIVLQAGFSAGILTGPMVLALVVMALATTALTGPLLGLLDHRERRAPDPAGQAGPAAPELALAMEGSTR, from the coding sequence ATGGAAGTTATCGACATCCTGACCCGCACCGCGCACGTCCTCGCCCTGCTGGCCGTGATCCTGCTGCTGGCGTGGGCGGGGCGGGCGGCGGCCCGTCTGCTGCGCCAGCCGGAGGTGATCGGCGAGATCACACTGGGCCTGCTCGCGGGCCCGGCCGCCCTGCACGTGATGGGCCCCGGAGCCTTCGACGCCGTGCTCCCCGCTCCGGTCCTGGACACCCTCAAGCTCGTCTCCAAGGCCGCCCTCGCGCTGTTCCTCGTCGGCCTGGCCCACCGGCTGCAGACCGGCCCGGGGGCGCAGCCGCGCCGCACCACCGCCTGGGTCGCGGCCGGCTCGCTGGTCCCGCCGCTGGTCAGCGGCCTGCTCCTGGCCGGCCTGGTCCTGCTGACCGACGACACCGCGGCCCGCGGGGACGCCCCCCTGGCCGCGTTCGTCCTGATGATCGCCGTATCCATGTCCATCACCGCGGTGCCGGTGATGGCCCGCATCCTCACCGACCGCGGCATGAGCGAATCCTCCGCGGGCCGGGTCGCGCTCGGCGCGGCCATCACCGTGGACGCCGTGGGCTGGCTGCTGTGCATGCTCGCCATCAGCCTCGGCGAGGGCAGTCTCGCCGGCTTCCTCCGCTCGGTGCTCGCCTTGGCGGTCGGCGGAGCCTGCGCGCTGGCGATCCGCGGCGCGCTGCGCACCGCGCCGGCCCGGCGGGCGTACGGGAGGACGCCGCGCACCGTCGCCGTCGTCCTGGCGGCGGCCACCCTCGCGGTGGCGATCGTCATGGAGAAGATGGGCATGACCGCCATCGTCGGAGCCGCGCTGGTGGGCTTCGCGATCCCCCGCGACGCACGCGCGCCGTGGGCGCCCGCCGTCGACGGCATCGCCCGCGCCGGCCGCTTCCTGGTGCCCGCGTTCTTCGTGGTCACCGGCGTCACCGTGCTGAACGGCAGCTTCTCGCAGGCCTCCTGGCTGCTGATCGGCGCCACGGTGCTGCTGGCCTGCGCGGGCAAGTGCCTCGGCGCGTACGCGGGTGCCCGGATCGGCGGCCGGCCGCCGGCCGACGCCCGGCGGGTGGCCGTGCTCATGAACACCCGGGGGCTGACCGAACTGATCGTGCTCCAGGCCGGTTTCAGCGCCGGGATCCTGACCGGGCCGATGGTCCTCGCGCTGGTCGTGATGGCGCTGGCCACCACCGCCCTGACCGGGCCGCTCCTCGGTCTCCTCGACCACCGGGAGCGCCGCGCGCCCGACCCGGCCGGGCAGGCCGGCCCCGCCGCACCCGAACTCGCCCTGGCGATGGAAGGCAGCACCCGATGA
- a CDS encoding tryptophan halogenase family protein: MLNKIVIVGGGTAGWMTASYFKAAFGDRIDITLVESGHVGAVGVGEATFSDIRHFFEFLGLKEKDWMPACNATYKLAVKFENWREEGHYFYHPFEQMRSVNGFPLTDWWLRNGPTDRFDKDCFVMASVIDAGLSPRKEDGTLIDSPFVEGADEMAGLTMVEHQGKTQFPYAYQFEASLLAKYLTTYSVERGVKHVVDHVEQVTLDERGWISGVTTTDHGDITGDLYIDCTGFRGLLLNKALETPFISYKDTLPNDSAVALQVPMDMERRGILPCTTATAQDAGWIWTIPLMGRVGTGYVYAKDYLSPEEAERTLREFVGPAAADVPANHITMRIGRSENSWVKNCVAIGLSSGFVEPLESTGIFFIHHAIEQLAKNFPGDDWNPVQRELYNDSIAHVMDGVREFLVLHYVAAKRNDTQYWRDAKTRAIPESLAARIEKWKTQLPDSETVFPYYHGLPPYSYMCILLGMGGIDLKPSPALALADPTAAEREFEAIREKTRQLTESLPKAYDYFARMRG; encoded by the coding sequence ATGCTCAACAAGATCGTCATTGTGGGCGGCGGCACCGCGGGCTGGATGACGGCCTCGTACTTCAAGGCCGCGTTCGGCGACCGCATCGACATCACGCTGGTCGAGTCCGGCCACGTCGGCGCGGTCGGTGTGGGCGAGGCGACGTTCAGCGACATCCGCCACTTCTTCGAGTTCCTCGGACTCAAGGAGAAGGACTGGATGCCCGCCTGCAACGCCACGTACAAACTCGCCGTCAAGTTCGAGAACTGGCGGGAGGAGGGCCACTACTTCTACCACCCGTTCGAGCAGATGCGGTCGGTCAACGGGTTCCCGCTCACGGACTGGTGGCTGCGCAACGGCCCGACGGACCGCTTCGACAAGGACTGCTTCGTGATGGCCTCGGTCATCGACGCCGGCCTCAGCCCGCGCAAGGAGGACGGCACGCTCATCGACTCGCCGTTCGTCGAGGGCGCGGACGAGATGGCCGGCCTGACGATGGTCGAGCACCAGGGCAAGACGCAGTTCCCCTACGCCTACCAGTTCGAGGCGTCGCTGCTGGCCAAGTACCTCACGACGTACTCGGTCGAGCGCGGCGTGAAGCACGTCGTCGACCACGTCGAGCAGGTCACCCTCGACGAGCGCGGCTGGATCTCCGGGGTCACCACCACCGACCACGGCGACATCACCGGCGACCTGTACATCGACTGCACCGGCTTCCGCGGCCTGCTCCTGAACAAGGCCCTGGAGACGCCCTTCATCTCGTACAAGGACACGCTGCCCAACGACAGCGCCGTCGCCCTCCAGGTCCCGATGGACATGGAGCGCCGCGGCATCCTGCCCTGCACCACCGCCACCGCGCAGGACGCCGGCTGGATCTGGACGATCCCGCTGATGGGCCGCGTCGGCACGGGCTACGTCTACGCCAAGGACTACCTCTCGCCGGAGGAGGCCGAGCGCACGCTGCGCGAGTTCGTCGGCCCGGCCGCCGCGGACGTCCCGGCCAACCACATCACCATGCGCATCGGCCGCAGCGAGAACTCCTGGGTCAAGAACTGCGTCGCCATCGGCCTGTCCAGCGGCTTCGTCGAGCCCCTGGAGTCCACCGGCATCTTCTTCATCCACCACGCGATCGAGCAGCTCGCCAAGAACTTCCCCGGCGACGACTGGAACCCGGTCCAGCGCGAGCTCTACAACGACTCCATCGCCCACGTCATGGACGGCGTGCGCGAGTTCCTGGTCCTGCACTACGTCGCGGCCAAGCGCAACGACACCCAGTACTGGCGCGACGCGAAGACCCGTGCGATCCCGGAGTCCCTGGCCGCCCGCATCGAGAAGTGGAAGACGCAGCTCCCCGACTCCGAGACGGTCTTCCCCTACTACCACGGCCTGCCGCCGTACTCCTACATGTGCATCCTCCTGGGCATGGGCGGCATCGACCTGAAGCCCTCCCCGGCCCTCGCCCTGGCCGATCCGACCGCAGCGGAGCGCGAGTTCGAGGCGATCCGGGAGAAGACCCGCCAGCTGACCGAGTCGCTTCCCAAGGCCTACGACTACTTCGCCCGGATGCGCGGCTGA
- a CDS encoding AfsR/SARP family transcriptional regulator, with protein MEINILGSVSLTWGDRTYAMASKRVTSLLTFLALSPRTTVSSDQIEDELWADQRMTNARNALQANVLRLRKYLESLTGIKGTELIRTVGSGYLLDLAPERVDAHRFLRQAEAGATLVHEDPARAITELERALALWRGPALMDSVDGIRIRLAASHLEERRITAYEDLITAMLTAAAHRISVPELRQLAVEHPERERLSELLMLALYREGRQAEALEVFHGARRRLAGDLGLEPGRALNRAYQAILEQDDVLGEPRQALVYAGGRA; from the coding sequence ATGGAAATCAACATACTCGGTTCCGTCTCCCTCACCTGGGGAGACCGCACCTACGCCATGGCCTCGAAGCGGGTCACCTCGCTCCTGACGTTCCTCGCCCTCTCGCCGCGCACCACGGTCTCCTCCGACCAGATCGAGGACGAGCTCTGGGCGGACCAGCGCATGACCAACGCGCGCAACGCCCTCCAGGCCAACGTGCTGCGCCTGCGCAAGTACCTGGAGTCCCTCACCGGGATCAAGGGGACGGAGCTGATCCGCACGGTCGGCAGCGGCTACCTGCTCGACCTGGCGCCCGAACGCGTGGACGCCCACCGCTTCCTGCGGCAGGCCGAGGCCGGCGCCACCCTGGTCCACGAGGACCCGGCGCGGGCCATCACCGAGCTGGAGCGGGCGCTCGCCCTGTGGCGCGGGCCGGCCCTGATGGACTCCGTCGACGGGATCCGCATCCGGCTGGCCGCCTCGCACCTGGAAGAACGCCGGATCACCGCGTACGAGGACCTGATCACGGCCATGCTCACCGCCGCCGCCCACCGCATCTCGGTGCCGGAGCTGCGCCAGCTCGCCGTCGAACACCCCGAGCGGGAACGGCTCAGCGAACTGCTGATGCTGGCCCTGTACCGGGAGGGCCGGCAGGCCGAGGCCCTGGAGGTGTTCCACGGCGCGCGCCGCCGGCTCGCCGGCGACCTGGGCCTGGAGCCCGGCCGCGCCCTGAACCGGGCCTACCAGGCGATCCTGGAGCAGGACGACGTCCTCGGGGAGCCGCGCCAGGCCCTCGTCTACGCCGGCGGGCGGGCCTGA
- a CDS encoding LysR family transcriptional regulator, giving the protein MRHARIVVTISTTGSISAGAQELGLPQPSLTAQLRRIERAVGGDLFVRSRSGVSPTELGSRLVPRLADLVRRADEVMAEAVAATGGPLCLGSTEWTPPTLREALQAALPDTAVQTRTLDPAAALHAVRHGTLAAALVSRAPGPPGDGARGDVDGDGDGSGSALGRTLIVREPVWLAVPPGHPLAADGPVDAAGLARFAGRPGTAWVRSAPDHWFAPVERRLLDGSGPAAGRVLHHVNSHQEAMHWVRDHGVAALTTPSGALPGVDLVPVAGTERVELALVWRASAVSRETLRTLVDTLRAYYCAYARTRPGYWEWIRRHPADFRELRRHLPEPVDA; this is encoded by the coding sequence TTGCGTCACGCTCGCATTGTCGTCACGATCAGCACCACCGGCAGCATTTCCGCCGGAGCCCAGGAACTCGGCCTTCCGCAGCCGAGCCTCACCGCACAACTGCGCCGCATCGAAAGGGCGGTCGGCGGCGACCTCTTCGTCCGCTCCCGGTCCGGGGTGAGCCCGACCGAGCTCGGGTCGCGGCTCGTCCCGCGCCTGGCCGACCTGGTCCGGCGGGCCGACGAGGTGATGGCCGAGGCGGTGGCCGCCACCGGTGGCCCGCTGTGCCTGGGCAGCACCGAATGGACCCCGCCGACGCTGCGCGAGGCCCTCCAGGCCGCGCTGCCCGACACCGCCGTGCAGACCCGGACGCTGGACCCGGCGGCCGCGCTGCACGCCGTGCGGCACGGCACGCTCGCCGCCGCGCTGGTGTCCCGGGCCCCCGGCCCGCCGGGCGACGGCGCCCGCGGGGACGTGGACGGGGACGGGGACGGCAGTGGCTCGGCCCTGGGGCGGACCCTGATCGTCCGCGAGCCGGTGTGGCTCGCCGTCCCGCCCGGCCATCCCCTCGCAGCGGACGGCCCGGTGGACGCGGCCGGACTCGCCCGGTTCGCCGGCCGCCCGGGGACGGCCTGGGTGCGCTCCGCCCCGGACCACTGGTTCGCTCCCGTGGAACGGCGCCTGCTGGACGGCTCCGGCCCGGCCGCCGGCCGGGTGCTGCACCACGTCAACAGCCACCAGGAGGCCATGCACTGGGTGCGCGACCACGGCGTGGCCGCGCTCACCACGCCCTCCGGGGCCCTGCCAGGAGTGGACCTGGTGCCGGTGGCCGGAACCGAACGGGTCGAGCTGGCGCTGGTGTGGCGGGCCAGCGCCGTCTCCCGCGAGACCCTCCGCACCCTGGTCGACACCCTGCGCGCGTACTACTGCGCCTACGCCCGCACCAGGCCCGGCTACTGGGAGTGGATCCGGCGCCACCCGGCCGACTTCCGCGAGCTCCGCCGGCACCTTCCGGAGCCCGTCGACGCCTGA
- a CDS encoding acyl carrier protein — protein sequence MTTAANHLDIEARDRIKEIICDILEIEPEEMTDTSRFKEDHEADSMGAIEILSQLERVFGTDIDQAELSRMVNLAAVVTVVEEAIAAQSDPAN from the coding sequence ATGACAACCGCAGCGAACCACCTCGACATCGAAGCCCGCGACCGGATCAAGGAGATCATCTGCGACATCCTCGAAATCGAGCCCGAGGAGATGACCGACACCAGCCGCTTCAAGGAGGACCACGAGGCGGACTCCATGGGCGCCATCGAGATCCTCTCCCAGCTGGAGCGGGTCTTCGGCACCGACATCGACCAGGCCGAGCTCTCCCGCATGGTCAACCTCGCCGCCGTCGTGACGGTCGTCGAGGAAGCCATCGCCGCCCAGTCCGACCCGGCCAACTAG